One genomic segment of Allorhodopirellula heiligendammensis includes these proteins:
- a CDS encoding HD domain-containing protein gives MAENCGISLKSIVGKTEAIVRDRMGGQAAGHGMDHVLRVLASARAIQAEAGGDLEIIELAALLHDVGDAKLHDGVERSAEFAREILGSLGASDELIAHVAHIVDNISFRKTESAEPLSLEGQVVQDADRLDALGAIGIVRTIEYGAAFGQPFYSSYGDTKTDVGHFHEKLFKLKSLMNTDAGRRMAKDREAFKRSFLDQFLRECS, from the coding sequence ATGGCTGAGAATTGTGGTATTTCTCTGAAAAGTATTGTTGGCAAGACCGAAGCGATCGTGCGTGACCGTATGGGCGGGCAGGCGGCAGGTCACGGCATGGATCACGTCCTTCGAGTGCTGGCGTCGGCTCGGGCGATTCAGGCTGAGGCCGGTGGTGACTTGGAGATCATCGAGTTAGCCGCGTTGCTGCATGACGTTGGCGATGCCAAGCTTCATGATGGCGTTGAACGGAGTGCCGAGTTCGCTCGGGAGATTCTCGGCAGTCTGGGTGCGAGTGACGAATTGATCGCACATGTTGCACACATCGTCGACAACATTTCCTTTCGCAAAACGGAATCAGCCGAGCCTCTGTCGCTTGAAGGTCAAGTCGTTCAGGATGCCGATCGGCTGGACGCTCTGGGAGCGATCGGGATTGTGCGGACGATTGAGTACGGGGCAGCGTTTGGGCAGCCGTTCTACTCCTCCTATGGCGATACGAAAACAGACGTTGGGCACTTTCACGAAAAGCTATTCAAGCTGAAGTCGCTGATGAATACGGACGCCGGTCGGCGAATGGCGAAAGATCGCGAGGCGTTTAAGCGGTCGTTCTTGGATCAGTTTCTTCGCGAATGCAGTTAG